In the Syntrophales bacterium genome, one interval contains:
- a CDS encoding CsbD family protein: MNEDILKGKWKETKGRVKERWGKLTGNDLGESDGKREKLFGLLQKKYGCIRDKVDLEYKESVELSGIVSSIRQIMNKKSDIMAIEFIAHYGRPLFAKKHENQRKEMEENHGCDTDCYFDTRLSRRNTHMAPQ; this comes from the coding sequence ATGAATGAAGACATTCTGAAAGGCAAATGGAAGGAAACCAAAGGGAGGGTTAAAGAGAGGTGGGGAAAACTCACCGGTAATGATCTTGGCGAGAGCGATGGAAAAAGAGAAAAACTTTTTGGGCTTTTACAGAAAAAATATGGATGCATCCGGGACAAAGTCGATCTGGAATATAAAGAAAGCGTCGAATTGTCAGGAATTGTCAGCAGTATACGTCAAATAATGAATAAAAAGAGCGATATTATGGCAATTGAATTTATTGCTCACTACGGACGGCCCTTGTTCGCGAAAAAACATGAGAATCAACGTAAAGAAATGGAGGAAAACCATGGGTGCGATACTGATTGTTATTTTGATACTCGCCTTAGTCGGCGTAATACCCACATGGCCCCACAGTAA
- a CDS encoding DUF3309 domain-containing protein translates to MGAILIVILILALVGVIPTWPHSKSWGYYPSGGIGLVLLIVLILLLMGRI, encoded by the coding sequence ATGGGTGCGATACTGATTGTTATTTTGATACTCGCCTTAGTCGGCGTAATACCCACATGGCCCCACAGTAAGAGCTGGGGGTACTATCCCAGCGGAGGAATCGGATTGGTTCTTCTAATTGTGCTCATCCTGTTGCTGATGGGGCGGATTTGA
- a CDS encoding ABC transporter permease, which yields MLIKNIITLTLNDLAIALKNKTIYLILFIPFFVFLSLKLVDSADTVFKKINVGLIQQETFAPVILQTIKAADKVFTIFPVANEEEGKRWLKEKKIDGLLLRSEKERNSLLLVVLKKESLLTLSIVESFSALQKAAEGKAVNWISDVRPLHAGEIQKQTLPTWILMLVLLVSFIIMPAQVAEEKEKKLLLALLQTPMREIEWLIAKLFLGMILILIAVLFLHLLGKFDPGNVLSYVAFILVGSFCFSSYGILLGFLCRSQASARTLGVMFYLPHLLPSALSDFSQKLTSVAPFLPSYQFYEPIKSILLEDGSMANLSIEWIYLLLVGLVTFFFSYRLMKKRWLM from the coding sequence ATGCTGATTAAAAATATTATTACATTAACTCTGAATGATTTGGCTATTGCCCTTAAGAATAAGACGATCTATCTGATTCTTTTCATACCCTTCTTTGTTTTTCTCTCTTTGAAACTTGTTGACAGTGCCGATACGGTCTTCAAGAAGATCAATGTTGGACTCATTCAACAGGAAACGTTTGCCCCGGTAATTCTGCAAACCATTAAAGCAGCCGATAAAGTCTTTACCATTTTTCCTGTTGCCAATGAGGAGGAAGGCAAAAGATGGTTAAAAGAAAAAAAGATAGACGGCCTGTTATTAAGATCTGAAAAAGAACGTAACAGTCTATTGCTTGTAGTTTTAAAAAAAGAGTCTTTGCTGACCCTTTCAATAGTAGAGAGTTTCTCGGCATTACAGAAAGCAGCAGAGGGAAAAGCAGTAAACTGGATTTCTGATGTTAGGCCTCTTCATGCCGGTGAGATTCAAAAACAAACTCTGCCGACCTGGATACTCATGCTGGTTTTATTAGTGAGCTTCATTATCATGCCGGCGCAAGTGGCTGAAGAAAAAGAAAAAAAATTACTTCTGGCGCTATTGCAGACTCCCATGCGCGAAATTGAGTGGCTGATTGCGAAATTGTTCTTAGGGATGATTTTAATATTAATAGCAGTGCTATTCCTTCATCTGCTGGGTAAATTTGATCCGGGAAATGTCCTGAGCTATGTTGCGTTCATCTTGGTTGGCAGTTTCTGTTTCAGCTCTTATGGGATATTGCTGGGTTTTTTATGCCGTAGTCAGGCAAGCGCCAGAACTTTAGGCGTCATGTTCTATCTGCCCCATCTGCTTCCTTCTGCCTTATCGGATTTTTCACAAAAATTAACTTCCGTTGCTCCCTTTTTGCCTTCCTACCAGTTTTATGAGCCGATTAAATCAATTCTCCTGGAGGACGGCAGCATGGCAAATCTATCCATAGAATGGATATATCTGCTTTTGGTCGGGTTAGTAACCTTTTTCTTTTCATATCGCCTCATGAAGAAACGCTGGCTCATGTAA